The Hyphomonadaceae bacterium ML37 genome includes a region encoding these proteins:
- a CDS encoding sodium-dependent bicarbonate transport family permease: MDILLDFAATFAAQLQKPTLAFLIGGMVIAALGSQLTIPDPIYRFIVFMLLMTIGLRAGMEIREADLASMVLPGLFALVLGLAIVAAGAAVLTRLPGLKADDGYATAGLFGAVSASSLAAAMVVLDEEGIAYEAWAPALYPFMDLPALLAAIVLAGIARQRRSPGGARADIKAIVLDSLRGSAISALLLGMALGLITQPAGVVEDFYDPMFRGLLSILMLILGMEAWARLSELAKVAHWYALYASISPIIHGLAAFALGYVAHVATGFSPGGVVLLAVMAGSSSDISGPPTLRAGIPGANPSAYIGASTSIGTPVAIAVGISLYVALAQLVFDL, from the coding sequence ATGGACATTCTGCTCGACTTCGCCGCCACCTTCGCCGCCCAGCTGCAAAAGCCCACCCTCGCTTTCCTGATCGGCGGGATGGTGATCGCCGCGCTGGGCAGCCAGCTGACCATTCCCGATCCGATCTACCGCTTCATCGTCTTCATGTTGCTGATGACCATCGGGCTCAGGGCCGGCATGGAGATTCGCGAGGCCGATCTCGCCAGCATGGTGCTGCCGGGCCTGTTCGCCCTGGTGCTGGGGCTCGCGATTGTAGCTGCGGGGGCGGCGGTGCTCACGCGCCTGCCCGGTCTGAAGGCGGATGACGGCTATGCGACCGCCGGCCTGTTCGGGGCGGTGTCAGCCTCCTCGCTCGCCGCCGCCATGGTGGTGCTGGATGAGGAGGGCATCGCCTATGAAGCCTGGGCCCCGGCGCTGTATCCCTTCATGGATTTGCCGGCGCTTCTGGCGGCGATTGTTCTGGCCGGGATCGCCCGCCAGCGGCGCTCCCCCGGCGGCGCCAGGGCGGACATCAAGGCGATCGTGCTCGACAGCCTGCGCGGTTCGGCCATCTCGGCCCTGCTGCTGGGCATGGCGCTGGGCCTGATCACACAGCCCGCCGGCGTGGTGGAAGACTTCTACGACCCGATGTTCCGCGGTCTACTGTCCATCCTGATGCTGATCCTGGGCATGGAGGCCTGGGCGCGCCTGTCAGAGCTGGCGAAGGTCGCCCACTGGTACGCCCTCTACGCCTCCATCTCCCCGATCATTCACGGGCTGGCGGCCTTCGCGCTCGGCTATGTGGCGCATGTGGCCACGGGCTTCTCGCCTGGCGGGGTGGTGCTGCTGGCGGTGATGGCGGGCTCCAGCTCGGATATTTCCGGCCCGCCGACCTTGCGCGCGGGCATACCCGGCGCCAATCCGTCCGCCTATATCGGGGCCTCCACCAGCATCGGCACGCCGGTGGCGATCGCCGTGGGCATCTCGCTCTATGTCGCCCTCGCCCAGCTTGTCTTCGATCTCTAG
- a CDS encoding ATP-binding cassette domain-containing protein, with protein MTEYALEVSGLTKSFGGQPAVRDVSFRAARGEITGFLGPNGAGKTTTLRMSLGVIAPDSGTARLFGRTPDAAGMDRVGFLPEERGVYRKMTAEAVIVFFARLKGVPAGEARKRARAYLERFGLAEAGRKKIKELSKGMAQKVQIIAAIVHEPDFIILDEPFSGLDPVNQSLLEQVIREQAQAGRTVLFSTHVMEHAERLCDRIILMARGQKVFDGTVEEALARVPRQILLGAPADCDLPGVLSAFGTLERMGEEDGAVLWRLVLAPGADAQGVLRALVDSGVRLTRFEPRRAHLHDAFVALVGEEAAGPAEPAPEEA; from the coding sequence ATGACCGAGTACGCCCTTGAGGTGAGCGGCCTGACCAAAAGTTTTGGCGGCCAGCCAGCGGTGCGCGACGTGTCGTTCCGCGCCGCGCGCGGGGAAATCACCGGCTTTCTGGGCCCCAATGGTGCGGGCAAGACGACCACGCTGCGCATGTCGCTCGGCGTGATCGCCCCGGATTCCGGCACGGCGCGCCTGTTCGGCCGCACGCCGGACGCGGCGGGGATGGACCGGGTGGGCTTCCTGCCCGAAGAGCGCGGCGTCTACCGCAAGATGACCGCCGAAGCCGTGATCGTGTTCTTCGCAAGGCTCAAGGGCGTCCCGGCGGGCGAGGCGCGCAAGCGCGCGCGCGCCTATCTGGAGCGCTTTGGCCTGGCTGAAGCAGGCCGCAAGAAGATCAAGGAATTATCCAAGGGCATGGCCCAGAAGGTCCAGATCATCGCGGCCATCGTGCATGAGCCGGACTTCATCATTCTCGACGAGCCGTTCTCGGGCCTCGATCCCGTCAACCAGTCCCTGCTGGAACAGGTGATCCGAGAACAGGCCCAGGCCGGGCGCACGGTTTTGTTCTCCACCCATGTGATGGAGCATGCCGAGCGCCTGTGCGACCGCATCATCCTGATGGCGCGCGGACAGAAAGTCTTCGACGGCACGGTGGAGGAGGCGCTGGCCCGCGTGCCGCGCCAGATTCTGCTGGGCGCGCCAGCGGACTGCGATCTGCCAGGCGTGCTCAGCGCATTCGGGACGCTGGAGCGGATGGGCGAGGAAGACGGCGCCGTGCTGTGGCGCCTGGTGCTGGCGCCGGGCGCGGACGCCCAGGGCGTGCTGCGCGCGCTGGTGGATTCGGGCGTGCGCCTGACCCGGTTCGAGCCGCGCCGCGCCCATCTTCATGACGCCTTCGTCGCCCTGGTGGGCGAGGAGGCCGCCGGTCCCGCCGAGCCCGCCCCCGAGGAGGCCTGA
- a CDS encoding DinB family protein, translating into MLDHFKRFAAYNAWANARLYDAATALKDFERKRDVKAYFRSLHGTLSHVLVADRIWLRRLTGEGDAPARLDEEPYALFEDLRAAREAEDQRLSGYIAGLSVDDLERVLEYANTRSEAKALPVKVILTHVFNHQTHHRGQATHILRQLGVAEPPALDLLYFALPSG; encoded by the coding sequence GTGCTCGACCACTTCAAGCGTTTCGCCGCCTATAATGCCTGGGCCAACGCCCGGCTCTATGACGCCGCCACGGCGCTCAAGGATTTTGAGCGCAAGCGCGATGTGAAGGCGTATTTCCGCAGCCTGCACGGCACGTTGAGCCATGTCCTGGTGGCCGACCGCATCTGGCTGCGCCGCCTGACGGGCGAGGGCGACGCGCCCGCGCGGCTGGATGAAGAGCCCTACGCCCTGTTCGAGGATCTGCGCGCGGCGCGCGAAGCCGAGGACCAGCGCCTGAGCGGCTATATCGCCGGCCTGAGCGTGGACGATCTGGAGCGGGTACTGGAGTACGCCAACACGCGAAGCGAGGCCAAGGCGCTGCCGGTGAAGGTGATCCTGACCCATGTGTTCAATCACCAGACCCATCATCGCGGCCAGGCGACCCATATCCTGCGCCAGCTGGGCGTGGCCGAGCCGCCGGCGCTGGATCTTTTGTATTTCGCCCTGCCGTCAGGCTAG
- a CDS encoding pyridoxal phosphate-dependent aminotransferase: MPDTNAADLMRVSEALKRVKPSATIAVSQKARELKAQGVDVIGLGAGEPDFDTPDHIKQAAIDAIARGETKYTDVDGLPALKQAICAKFKRDNGLDYTPAQVNVSPGGKPVIYNAFAATLDAGDEVVIPTPYWVSYPEMAALCGATPVFAEAGVADGFKLKPETLDRAITARTRWVLLNSPSNPTGAAYTADDLKGLAEVLRAHPHVLILTDDMYEHIVYDDFQFATIAQVAPDLHDRTLTMNGVSKAYAMTGWRIGYAAGPEKLIKAMAKVMSQTTSNPCSVSQWASVAALNGPHDFLIPRNAAFKKRRDSMLAKIDAAPGLTAPTPEGAFYIFADCAGLIGKTSAGGMALNTDLDVCEALLTEAHVAVVPGTAFGAAPGFRLSYATDDAALEEAGKRIATFCQGAR; this comes from the coding sequence ATGCCCGACACGAACGCCGCCGATCTGATGCGCGTCTCTGAAGCTCTCAAACGGGTCAAGCCCTCGGCCACCATCGCGGTGAGCCAGAAGGCGCGCGAGCTGAAAGCGCAAGGCGTGGACGTGATCGGTCTGGGCGCGGGCGAACCCGATTTCGACACGCCCGACCATATCAAGCAGGCGGCCATCGACGCCATCGCCCGCGGCGAAACCAAATACACCGATGTGGATGGGCTGCCGGCGCTGAAACAGGCGATCTGCGCCAAGTTCAAGCGCGATAACGGGCTCGATTACACCCCCGCCCAGGTCAATGTGTCGCCCGGCGGCAAGCCGGTGATCTATAACGCGTTCGCCGCCACGCTGGATGCGGGCGACGAGGTGGTGATCCCCACGCCCTACTGGGTGAGCTATCCGGAAATGGCCGCGCTGTGCGGCGCCACGCCGGTGTTCGCCGAAGCGGGCGTCGCCGACGGGTTCAAGCTGAAGCCCGAAACCCTGGACCGGGCGATCACGGCGCGCACCCGCTGGGTGCTGCTCAACTCGCCGTCCAACCCCACGGGCGCGGCCTATACAGCGGACGATCTCAAAGGCCTGGCCGAGGTGCTGCGCGCCCACCCCCACGTGCTCATTCTGACTGACGATATGTATGAGCACATCGTTTATGACGACTTCCAGTTCGCCACGATCGCGCAGGTCGCGCCGGACCTCCATGACCGCACGCTGACCATGAATGGCGTGTCGAAAGCCTATGCCATGACCGGCTGGCGCATCGGCTATGCGGCGGGACCGGAAAAGCTCATCAAGGCCATGGCCAAGGTGATGAGCCAGACCACGTCCAACCCCTGCTCGGTCAGCCAGTGGGCCTCGGTGGCGGCGCTGAACGGGCCGCATGATTTCCTGATCCCGCGCAACGCCGCCTTCAAAAAGCGCCGCGATTCCATGCTGGCCAAGATCGATGCCGCGCCGGGCCTGACCGCGCCGACGCCGGAAGGCGCCTTCTATATCTTCGCCGATTGCGCTGGCCTGATCGGCAAGACCAGCGCGGGCGGCATGGCGCTCAACACCGATCTCGATGTGTGTGAAGCGCTGCTCACCGAAGCCCATGTGGCGGTGGTGCCGGGCACGGCGTTCGGGGCGGCGCCGGGCTTCCGCCTGTCCTACGCCACCGATGACGCGGCGCTGGAAGAGGCGGGCAAACGCATTGCAACTTTCTGTCAGGGCGCGCGTTAA
- a CDS encoding DNA starvation/stationary phase protection protein, whose protein sequence is MDINMGLSKDQRETMAKAVLALLADTYALYFKTHAYHWNVTGPRFHDLHAMFETQYTELWAATDDIAERIRALGVLAPVSYDEMAAAASIKHDAKTPDANAMLANLVAGHEQVVRTARAALKLAEEHGDEATSDLVAPRITAHEKTAWMLRATLG, encoded by the coding sequence ATGGACATCAATATGGGCCTGTCGAAAGACCAGCGCGAAACCATGGCGAAAGCCGTGCTGGCGCTGCTGGCCGACACCTACGCGCTGTATTTCAAGACCCACGCCTATCACTGGAACGTGACGGGGCCGCGCTTCCACGATCTGCACGCCATGTTCGAGACCCAGTATACCGAGCTGTGGGCGGCCACCGACGACATCGCCGAGCGCATCCGCGCGCTGGGCGTGCTCGCCCCGGTCTCCTATGACGAGATGGCGGCCGCGGCCAGCATCAAGCATGACGCCAAGACCCCGGACGCCAACGCCATGCTGGCCAATCTGGTGGCCGGCCACGAACAGGTGGTGCGCACGGCGCGCGCCGCGCTGAAACTCGCCGAGGAACACGGCGACGAGGCCACCAGCGATCTGGTCGCCCCGCGCATCACCGCCCACGAAAAAACCGCCTGGATGCTGCGCGCCACGCTGGGGTGA
- a CDS encoding coniferyl aldehyde dehydrogenase translates to MSDTAAIARMNALLKAQKAAFEAERHRPVGERKSDLKKLEAMVKARGEDFADAIDADFGRRSRAETAIGEAGFVIASAKHARQHLSHWAAARRKPVPMTLAPGKAYVRREPKGVAGIVSPWNYSMQLALAPLVAALAAGCRAMIKPSEFTPRTAELLHETLSELFNEDHVAVITGGPDVAKAFCALPFDHLFYTGSTPVGRLVAKAAAENLTPVTLELGGKSPAVIAPDFDLDQAAKTIAWGKYFNAGQTCVAPDYALVPRGGQREFGEAVMREADTMWPDVAGNGDYTAIISEKHHARLTDMVEEARQAGAQVIQADFDAAKAGNTRIFPPTVVIDPPLDSALMREEIFGPVLPVLGHDGLADAARFINERDRPLALYVYSKSNATARDFLARTMSGGAGVNLPMLHLSVEDMPFGGVGASGQGAYHGETGFLTFTHERAVFEAPVWHPSRLVFPPYGKVFEFFKKLQAG, encoded by the coding sequence ATGAGCGACACCGCAGCCATTGCGCGTATGAACGCCCTTCTCAAAGCCCAGAAGGCCGCCTTCGAGGCCGAGCGCCACCGCCCGGTGGGCGAACGCAAATCCGACCTGAAAAAGCTGGAAGCCATGGTCAAGGCGCGCGGCGAGGATTTCGCCGACGCCATCGACGCCGATTTCGGCCGCCGCTCCAGGGCCGAGACCGCCATCGGCGAGGCCGGCTTTGTCATCGCCAGCGCCAAGCATGCGCGCCAGCATCTCAGCCATTGGGCGGCGGCGCGGCGCAAGCCCGTGCCCATGACGCTGGCGCCGGGCAAGGCCTATGTGCGGCGCGAGCCCAAGGGCGTGGCCGGGATCGTCTCGCCCTGGAATTACTCCATGCAGCTGGCTTTGGCGCCGCTGGTGGCGGCGCTGGCGGCGGGCTGCCGGGCCATGATCAAGCCCAGCGAATTCACGCCCCGCACCGCTGAGCTGCTCCACGAGACCCTGTCTGAGCTTTTCAACGAAGATCATGTCGCGGTGATCACGGGCGGGCCGGATGTGGCCAAGGCCTTCTGCGCCCTGCCGTTTGACCATCTCTTCTATACCGGCTCGACCCCGGTGGGGCGGCTGGTGGCCAAGGCGGCGGCGGAGAACCTCACCCCGGTGACGCTGGAGCTGGGCGGTAAATCGCCCGCCGTGATCGCGCCGGATTTCGATCTGGACCAGGCCGCCAAAACCATCGCATGGGGCAAGTATTTCAATGCCGGCCAGACCTGCGTGGCGCCGGACTACGCCCTCGTCCCGCGCGGCGGTCAGCGCGAGTTTGGCGAGGCGGTGATGCGCGAGGCCGATACGATGTGGCCTGATGTGGCGGGCAATGGCGACTACACGGCCATCATCTCCGAAAAGCATCACGCGCGCCTGACCGATATGGTGGAGGAAGCCAGACAGGCCGGGGCGCAGGTGATTCAGGCGGACTTCGATGCGGCCAAGGCGGGCAACACGCGCATTTTCCCGCCCACCGTGGTGATCGACCCGCCGCTGGACAGCGCCCTGATGCGTGAGGAGATTTTCGGCCCCGTCCTGCCCGTGCTGGGCCATGACGGACTGGCGGATGCGGCCCGCTTCATCAACGAGCGTGACCGGCCGCTGGCGCTGTATGTGTATTCAAAATCGAACGCCACGGCGCGCGATTTTCTGGCCCGAACGATGTCTGGCGGGGCAGGTGTGAACCTGCCCATGCTGCATCTGTCGGTGGAGGATATGCCCTTTGGCGGCGTCGGCGCATCGGGTCAGGGCGCCTATCACGGCGAAACGGGATTCCTGACCTTCACCCATGAGCGCGCCGTGTTCGAAGCGCCGGTCTGGCATCCCAGCCGCCTGGTCTTCCCGCCCTATGGCAAGGTGTTTGAATTCTTCAAGAAATTGCAGGCTGGCTAG
- a CDS encoding DUF1499 domain-containing protein: protein MSHSPFPLDFAALIPDTRPRRWLVLPPGFVSAAEPDAVSPVFTCTPQALLSAVDAIALGEERTVRMRDGGGQAEYVQRSKVFKFPDRITVQAVAAGEGAALAAYSRAEVGRYDFKVNQRRLERWIAALQDRL from the coding sequence ATGAGCCATTCGCCCTTCCCGCTGGATTTCGCCGCCCTGATACCGGATACGCGCCCGCGCCGCTGGCTGGTTCTGCCGCCCGGCTTCGTCAGCGCGGCCGAGCCCGACGCCGTGAGCCCGGTCTTCACCTGCACGCCGCAGGCCCTACTCTCCGCGGTGGACGCCATTGCGCTGGGGGAGGAGCGCACCGTGCGCATGCGCGATGGCGGGGGTCAGGCCGAATATGTCCAGCGTTCCAAAGTGTTCAAATTTCCCGACCGCATCACGGTTCAGGCCGTGGCGGCGGGCGAGGGCGCGGCGCTGGCGGCGTATTCGCGGGCGGAAGTCGGGCGCTACGACTTCAAGGTCAATCAGCGCCGGCTGGAGCGCTGGATCGCGGCGCTGCAGGACCGGCTCTGA
- a CDS encoding plasmid stabilization protein: MASITIRNLDDGLKRRLRTRAAEHGRSMEEEAREILRQAIGKPAGPANLGEAIHRRFAALGGVDLDLPPREPMPEPPRFD, from the coding sequence GTGGCCAGCATCACGATTCGCAACCTTGACGACGGGCTGAAACGCCGCTTGCGCACCCGCGCGGCCGAGCATGGCCGGTCAATGGAGGAAGAAGCGCGGGAGATCCTGCGCCAGGCCATCGGGAAGCCAGCCGGGCCAGCGAATCTTGGCGAGGCCATTCACCGCCGGTTTGCTGCACTGGGCGGGGTAGACCTGGACCTGCCGCCACGTGAGCCGATGCCCGAGCCGCCGCGGTTCGACTGA
- a CDS encoding LysR family transcriptional regulator: MNYKHLRYFAAVAHEGRLTRAAQRLNLSQSALSTQIRQLEAQLGHDLFERRGRTLVLTEAGRVALDYADAIFSAGEELEAVMRAGAGAPRRALRIGALATLSRNFQMDLLAPVLAGGGVEIQLRSGSMGELMAELAAHNLDLVLANQAPLREADSVWTVHTLAQQPVSLVGTPDRVAETRDLPSLLAAHPLIVPSRLSGVRSGFDALMVRLGLRPEIIAEVDDMAMVRLMARQGAGLAVAPPIVVRDELASGRLVEAVTLPGLTEAFCAITLERRFPNPLVGAILARTLAPGPQDALAGFLSQT, encoded by the coding sequence ATGAATTACAAGCACTTGCGCTATTTCGCCGCCGTGGCCCATGAGGGCCGTCTGACCCGCGCGGCGCAGCGCCTGAACCTGTCCCAGTCCGCCCTGTCCACCCAGATCCGCCAGCTGGAGGCGCAGCTGGGCCATGACCTGTTCGAGCGCCGGGGCCGCACGCTGGTGCTGACCGAGGCGGGGCGGGTGGCGCTGGACTATGCCGATGCGATCTTCAGCGCCGGAGAGGAGCTGGAGGCGGTCATGCGCGCGGGGGCCGGGGCGCCGCGCCGGGCCTTGCGGATCGGAGCGCTGGCGACGCTGTCGCGCAATTTCCAGATGGATTTGCTGGCGCCGGTGCTGGCCGGCGGCGGGGTGGAGATTCAGCTGCGGTCCGGCTCCATGGGCGAGCTGATGGCGGAGCTGGCCGCGCATAACCTGGACCTGGTGCTGGCCAATCAGGCGCCGCTGCGCGAGGCTGACAGCGTCTGGACGGTGCACACCCTGGCGCAGCAGCCCGTGAGCCTGGTGGGGACGCCGGACCGGGTCGCAGAGACCCGCGATCTGCCGTCCCTGCTGGCGGCGCACCCGCTCATCGTGCCCTCGCGCCTGAGCGGCGTGCGCTCGGGGTTTGATGCGCTGATGGTGCGCCTGGGCCTGCGCCCGGAGATCATCGCCGAAGTCGATGATATGGCGATGGTGCGCCTGATGGCGCGTCAGGGCGCGGGCCTGGCCGTGGCGCCGCCCATCGTGGTGCGCGACGAGCTGGCCAGCGGCCGTCTGGTGGAGGCGGTCACCCTGCCCGGGCTGACCGAGGCGTTTTGCGCCATCACGCTGGAGCGGCGCTTTCCCAATCCACTGGTCGGCGCCATTCTGGCGCGCACGCTGGCGCCGGGACCGCAGGACGCCCTTGCAGGCTTCCTGTCACAGACTTAA
- a CDS encoding beta-lactamase family protein — protein sequence MLKRILIGALALVLAAAIAGAGWYYRPWSPYSPASIRAMDNPDAYPQTFQRLDSILPSRPIAAATPAPLPRAVAPLALSYEWMGEEKALETYFEEADVIGLTVLRDGVVTAQEFRLGADSSTRFTSWSVAKTVIAVLIAKAMEDGLIDSLDDPAGQYAPQFAGTDYGAVSLRHLLMMSAGVDFNEEYSPERPSDVRPLFFNAFILGRNVDAMVGEIASNRAPGEDNHYVSPNSHVLSAVVRAVYDAPLAEIVERELWAPLGMTGEASWLQNLAGDRGVPIGYCCLQATSEDYARFGQFLLQNGVWDENRLLPEGFVEMASRPNAPFQEPGATPYPGRGYGLHVWVPEDYDGEFYAAGVFGQYIWVDRRRGVVIALNAGDPGFAQRYFESAAVLRAIAEHVSPLAPQTDLASLDDEGDGGIEP from the coding sequence ATGCTCAAACGGATCCTGATCGGCGCGCTGGCGCTGGTGCTGGCCGCCGCCATCGCCGGCGCCGGCTGGTATTACCGGCCCTGGTCGCCCTATTCGCCCGCGAGCATTCGGGCCATGGACAATCCGGACGCCTATCCGCAGACCTTCCAGCGCTTGGACTCCATCCTGCCCTCTCGCCCCATTGCGGCGGCAACGCCTGCGCCCTTGCCCCGCGCGGTCGCGCCATTGGCGCTGTCCTATGAGTGGATGGGCGAGGAGAAGGCCCTCGAAACTTACTTCGAAGAGGCGGACGTCATCGGCCTGACGGTCCTGCGCGACGGGGTCGTCACAGCGCAGGAGTTTCGTCTGGGCGCAGATTCCAGCACGCGCTTCACCTCCTGGTCGGTGGCCAAGACGGTCATCGCCGTGCTCATCGCCAAGGCGATGGAGGACGGGCTGATCGACAGTCTGGATGATCCGGCTGGCCAGTATGCGCCGCAGTTCGCCGGAACCGATTATGGCGCGGTGAGCCTGCGCCATTTGCTGATGATGTCGGCAGGAGTGGATTTCAACGAGGAATACTCGCCCGAGCGGCCCTCTGATGTGCGCCCGCTTTTCTTCAACGCCTTTATTCTGGGGCGCAATGTGGATGCGATGGTGGGCGAGATCGCCAGCAATCGCGCGCCCGGCGAGGACAATCACTATGTCAGCCCGAACTCCCACGTGCTCTCGGCGGTGGTGCGCGCGGTGTATGACGCGCCGCTGGCTGAGATTGTGGAGCGCGAACTGTGGGCGCCGCTGGGCATGACGGGTGAGGCGAGCTGGCTGCAGAACCTGGCCGGGGATCGCGGCGTGCCCATTGGTTATTGCTGCCTGCAGGCCACCAGCGAGGATTATGCCCGCTTCGGCCAGTTCCTGTTGCAGAACGGGGTGTGGGACGAAAATCGCCTTTTGCCTGAGGGCTTTGTGGAGATGGCGAGCCGGCCCAACGCGCCGTTTCAGGAGCCGGGCGCGACGCCCTATCCAGGCCGCGGCTATGGCCTGCATGTCTGGGTCCCGGAAGACTATGACGGGGAGTTCTATGCGGCGGGCGTATTCGGCCAGTATATCTGGGTCGACCGGCGGCGCGGCGTGGTCATCGCCCTGAACGCCGGCGATCCGGGTTTCGCGCAGCGCTATTTTGAGTCCGCCGCTGTGCTGCGGGCGATCGCGGAGCATGTCTCGCCGCTGGCGCCTCAGACCGATCTTGCGTCCCTGGATGACGAGGGCGACGGCGGGATCGAGCCGTGA
- a CDS encoding type II toxin-antitoxin system VapC family toxin has product MILIDTNVISELMRANPAPEVLAWFGNQNAMALHMSAVSEAELRRGAAILPGGKRRDRLIAGIDAMIAEDFAGHILPFDSAAAMAFAAIYSDRRNAGRPISFPDCQIAATARAHGAAMATRNVADFEGCGVDVIDPWANAGERDPA; this is encoded by the coding sequence ATGATCTTGATCGACACCAATGTCATTTCGGAACTGATGCGTGCGAACCCAGCACCCGAGGTGCTGGCATGGTTCGGCAACCAGAATGCCATGGCGCTGCACATGAGCGCCGTGAGCGAGGCCGAGTTGCGGCGCGGCGCGGCGATCCTGCCCGGTGGCAAGCGCCGCGACCGGCTGATCGCCGGGATAGACGCGATGATCGCGGAGGATTTCGCGGGCCACATCCTGCCCTTCGACAGCGCCGCCGCCATGGCCTTCGCGGCCATCTATTCGGACCGCCGCAACGCGGGCCGGCCCATCAGCTTCCCCGACTGCCAGATCGCCGCCACGGCTCGCGCCCACGGCGCCGCGATGGCGACTCGGAACGTTGCCGATTTCGAAGGGTGCGGAGTTGATGTGATCGACCCGTGGGCGAACGCGGGAGAGCGTGATCCGGCCTGA
- a CDS encoding GMC family oxidoreductase N-terminal domain-containing protein, protein MLANRLSEDPSVTVCLIEAGGSDKKAIVQTPMLLQFAITEESINWNYWTQPQRQLNGRKLYWPRGKALGGSSSINAMHYMRGALENYDEWERVYGADGWGREAVLEAFKRVEHNENHGEPWHGQGGPLNVKTIAPLNPLTQRYFEACRQRQLPENPDHNGAAQEGFGPYQVTQKGAKRCSAADAFLKPVLGRPNLTVITGALARRILIENGRAAGLQIEADGDIQTLSARREVIASGGAVNSPQLLMLSGIGPADHLREQGISVEADLPGVGANLQDHLDIMARASTKTPTSIGYSWRKFPATARDVLQWALTGTGKFTINPVQGCGFVKSSRARDLPDIQLVFIPARGSPHGRETMTGHGMMVHACHLYPQSRGSLRLASADPRDPVLIDPNYMDHEEDVEVMTDCLEIARDILLSDAFDGEFKELELPASSTGTRAELLDHVRANAETLYHPTSTCAMGNGELAVTDARCRVRGVDGLRVVDASVMPRVVGGNTNAPTMMIATRAADMILADHS, encoded by the coding sequence GTGCTCGCCAATCGCCTGTCTGAAGACCCCTCGGTCACGGTCTGCCTCATCGAGGCGGGCGGCAGCGACAAAAAGGCGATCGTCCAGACGCCGATGCTGCTGCAGTTCGCGATCACGGAAGAATCCATCAACTGGAACTACTGGACGCAGCCCCAGCGCCAGCTGAATGGCCGCAAGCTCTACTGGCCGCGCGGCAAGGCGCTCGGCGGGTCCTCGTCCATCAACGCCATGCACTATATGCGCGGCGCCCTGGAGAATTACGACGAATGGGAGCGGGTTTACGGCGCGGACGGCTGGGGCCGCGAGGCGGTGCTGGAAGCGTTCAAGCGCGTCGAGCACAACGAAAACCATGGCGAGCCCTGGCACGGTCAGGGCGGACCGCTGAACGTCAAGACCATCGCCCCGCTCAACCCGTTGACCCAGCGCTATTTCGAGGCCTGCCGCCAGCGTCAACTGCCTGAAAATCCCGACCATAACGGCGCGGCGCAAGAAGGCTTCGGCCCCTATCAAGTGACGCAGAAAGGCGCCAAGCGCTGCTCGGCGGCGGACGCCTTCCTCAAACCTGTGCTGGGCCGGCCCAATCTGACCGTGATTACCGGCGCGCTGGCGCGGCGCATATTGATCGAGAACGGCCGCGCCGCCGGACTGCAGATCGAGGCGGATGGCGACATCCAGACCCTGAGCGCGCGGCGCGAGGTCATCGCGTCGGGCGGGGCGGTCAATTCGCCCCAGCTACTGATGCTGTCTGGCATCGGCCCCGCGGATCATTTGCGCGAGCAAGGGATTTCGGTCGAGGCGGACCTGCCCGGCGTGGGCGCCAATCTGCAGGACCATCTCGACATCATGGCGCGGGCCTCGACCAAGACGCCCACCTCCATCGGCTATTCCTGGCGCAAATTCCCCGCCACGGCGCGCGATGTTCTGCAATGGGCGCTCACAGGAACAGGCAAGTTTACAATCAATCCGGTGCAGGGCTGCGGGTTCGTGAAATCGAGCCGGGCCAGGGATTTACCCGATATTCAGCTGGTCTTCATCCCGGCGCGCGGCAGCCCCCACGGGCGCGAGACCATGACCGGGCACGGCATGATGGTGCATGCCTGCCACCTCTATCCGCAAAGCCGGGGCAGCTTGCGTCTCGCCAGCGCCGATCCGCGCGATCCCGTCCTCATCGACCCCAACTACATGGATCACGAGGAGGATGTGGAGGTGATGACCGATTGCCTGGAGATCGCCCGCGACATTCTTCTGAGCGACGCCTTTGACGGCGAGTTCAAGGAACTGGAATTGCCCGCCTCGAGCACAGGAACCCGTGCCGAACTGCTCGATCATGTGCGGGCGAACGCCGAAACGCTCTACCATCCCACCTCCACCTGCGCGATGGGGAATGGCGAGCTGGCCGTCACCGACGCCCGGTGCCGGGTGCGCGGGGTAGACGGCCTGCGCGTGGTGGATGCGTCTGTCATGCCGCGCGTGGTGGGCGGCAACACCAATGCGCCCACCATGATGATCGCCACCCGCGCCGCCGACATGATCCTGGCCGATCACAGCTGA